One genomic region from Jeotgalibacillus haloalkalitolerans encodes:
- a CDS encoding FxLYD domain-containing protein encodes MNHDQSENKPSSKSPSKDFSGKKRMLTPFKFLLIVVMISILSLGTIYGYETWTNDKVTEWKSAGENAAFYKNWSTAEQNLAKAANARPEYESLRESLRAVRQAEGFQKQLTKLEEQLENGQYDNIQEEIENLTSKMKENQNELLFAEQQRMIDIKEKALLLSIKDDLNEQLSIQSLAGKLLEVSEIDEEGASELEARIVEQIASLSIRDAADELELYHFSEALDIIEIGLGYAPDNEQLQSFKEKIKTQRTAYQEEEYNRLAEAMKEAERQDHFNRTEAVSVEEWEVTADEKKIQLTGEVKNNGSRPISWIEISWSVFDEEGNVVAESLTVADPEYLVPEGTGLFTDELEVSESYEKVEIESITWYLE; translated from the coding sequence ATGAATCATGATCAGTCAGAAAACAAACCATCGTCCAAATCTCCTTCTAAAGATTTCAGTGGAAAAAAAAGAATGTTGACCCCATTTAAATTCCTGCTGATCGTAGTCATGATCAGCATCTTATCTTTAGGAACGATATATGGATATGAAACCTGGACTAATGATAAAGTGACAGAATGGAAATCTGCCGGTGAAAATGCGGCTTTTTATAAGAACTGGAGTACAGCGGAGCAGAATTTGGCGAAAGCTGCGAATGCGCGTCCTGAGTATGAATCTCTGAGGGAAAGTCTCAGAGCAGTCAGGCAGGCTGAAGGGTTTCAGAAGCAGCTGACAAAGCTTGAGGAGCAGCTTGAAAATGGACAATATGACAATATACAGGAAGAAATTGAAAACTTAACATCAAAAATGAAAGAAAATCAGAATGAGCTGCTATTTGCAGAACAGCAGCGCATGATTGATATAAAAGAAAAAGCATTATTACTTTCGATCAAAGATGATTTAAATGAACAGCTGTCTATTCAATCGCTGGCGGGTAAACTGCTGGAGGTAAGTGAGATCGACGAGGAAGGTGCTTCAGAGCTGGAAGCGCGGATCGTTGAACAGATTGCCTCTTTATCAATCCGTGATGCTGCTGATGAGCTTGAACTTTACCATTTCTCTGAAGCGCTTGATATCATAGAGATCGGACTTGGATATGCGCCGGATAATGAGCAATTACAGTCCTTTAAAGAAAAGATCAAGACGCAGAGGACTGCTTATCAGGAGGAAGAGTACAACCGGCTTGCTGAAGCGATGAAAGAGGCTGAGAGGCAGGACCACTTCAACAGGACAGAAGCAGTTTCTGTAGAGGAGTGGGAAGTCACGGCAGATGAAAAGAAGATTCAGCTCACAGGCGAAGTGAAAAATAACGGATCACGGCCAATCAGCTGGATTGAGATTTCCTGGAGCGTATTTGACGAAGAGGGAAATGTTGTAGCTGAAAGTCTCACGGTTGCGGACCCTGAGTACCTTGTGCCTGAGGGGACAGGGCTGTTTACCGATGAGCTTGAAGTAAGTGAATCCTATGAAAAAGTGGAAATTGAATCCATTACGTGGTATTTGGAATAG
- a CDS encoding YceI family protein gives MTNTTAKKWAVDTAHSSVDFSVKHMMISKVKGSFHEFSADISADPQDLTGADISFSIKVNSIDTRSQDRDNHLRSADFFEVETYPEITFRSTDIKKTGEDEYEMTGDVTIKDVTRQETFKVEYEGSGQDPWGNQKVGFTADGKLNRKNYGLTWNQALETGGVLVGEDIKINLQIQAQEA, from the coding sequence ATGACAAACACAACAGCAAAAAAATGGGCAGTAGATACAGCACACTCAAGCGTGGATTTTTCAGTTAAGCACATGATGATTTCAAAAGTAAAAGGTTCTTTCCACGAATTCAGCGCAGATATCTCAGCTGACCCTCAGGATTTGACTGGAGCAGACATCAGCTTCTCTATCAAAGTGAACAGCATCGATACACGCAGCCAGGATCGTGACAACCACTTACGTTCAGCTGACTTCTTTGAAGTTGAAACATACCCTGAAATCACGTTCCGCTCTACAGATATCAAAAAGACTGGCGAAGACGAGTATGAAATGACTGGCGACGTAACAATTAAAGATGTAACACGCCAGGAAACATTCAAAGTGGAATACGAAGGTTCAGGTCAGGATCCATGGGGCAACCAAAAAGTCGGCTTCACTGCAGACGGCAAACTTAACCGTAAAAACTACGGTCTTACATGGAACCAGGCACTTGAAACTGGCGGGGTTCTTGTAGGTGAAGATATTAAGATCAACCTTCAGATTCAGGCACAGGAAGCATAG